A region of Macadamia integrifolia cultivar HAES 741 unplaced genomic scaffold, SCU_Mint_v3 scaffold2106, whole genome shotgun sequence DNA encodes the following proteins:
- the LOC122065727 gene encoding tRNA-specific adenosine deaminase TAD2-like isoform X3: MSTSTSTSTSTSTSTSRRSSMIRSGSMMGTNCVVVEDGRVIASGRNRTTETRNATRHAEMEAIDVLLEQWQSTGLSESEVAQKFSRCDLYVTCEPCIMCATALSILGMNAVYYGCSNDKFGGCGSILSLHSNCSENLFRDVFSQGKAFKCTGSVMATEAISLFRSFYEQGNPNAPKPHRPVHASQRA, from the exons ATGAGCACGAGCACAAGCACAAGCACGAGCACGAGCACGAGCACTAGCAGAAGGAGCAGCATGATCAGAAGTGGAAGCATGATGGGAACCAA TTGTGTGGTTGTTGAGGATGGAAGGGTCATTGCTTCAGGGAGAAACCGAACTACTGAGACACGAAAT GCAACAAGACATGCAGAGATGGAAGCCATTGATGTTCTTCTTGAACAGTGGCAAAGTACTGGACTGTCAGAATCAGAAGTTGCACAGAAGTTTTCAAGATGTGACCTCTATGTTACATGTGAACCATGTATAATGTGTGCAACAGCATTATCAATACTTG GAATGAATGCAGTATATTATGGCTGTTCTAATGATAAGTTTGGGGGTTGTGGATCAATCTTATCTTTACATTCAAattgctcagagaaccttttcag AGATGTATTTTCACAAGGGAAGGCTTTTAAATGCACTGGATCAGTTATGGCAACAGAAGCCATCTCTCTTTTCCGAAGTTTCTATGAGCAAGGGAACCCCAATG cTCCAAAACCTCATAGGCCGGTTCACGCATCACAAAGAGCTTAG
- the LOC122065724 gene encoding zinc finger A20 and AN1 domain-containing stress-associated protein 9-like — protein sequence MASEDSHKALDTPPMCANGCGFYGAATTLNFCSKCYRDYCLQQQPQLRVVIPTKAAVNSSSSSSSPLVVGYGKKNKYCECCKKRVKLLGFKCRCGSTFCSEHRYPETHACTFDFKAVGRDAIAKANPVIKLDKIQRL from the coding sequence ATGGCTTCCGAAGACAGTCACAAGGCTCTAGATACTCCACCGATGTGTGCTAATGGTTGCGGCTTCTATGGAGCAGCAACAACTCTTAACTTCTGCTCCAAGTGCTATCGAGATTACTGCCTCCAACAACAGCCGCAACTACGAGTTGTAATCCCTACTAAAGCTGCTGTtaattcctcctcctcctcctcctctcctttgGTTGTGGGATATGGGAAGAAGAACAAGTACTGCGAATGCTGTAAGAAGCGAGTGAAGCTTCTAGGGTTTAAGTGCAGGTGTGGCAGTACCTTCTGTTCGGAGCACCGGTATCCTGAGACGCACGCCTGTACTTTCGATTTCAAGGCTGTGGGTCGAGATGCCATTGCCAAGGCCAACCCTGTTATCAAGCTTGATAAAATACAGAGACTCTGA
- the LOC122065726 gene encoding crocetin glucosyltransferase 3-like, which produces MNCSSEKTHMVMLPFMAQGHIIPFLALAKQIQQRSHVSITIVSSPLNIHHLKSTASPSSTISFAELPFCSSDHGLPPNSENTDSLPLSQIIALFHASQTLQPSFHLLISEMIQQECRQPLCIISDVFMGWAVNVARSFDTPHFIFTTCGAFGTATYFSMWSHLPHRDTTSDEFSVPGFPETCKFRRSQLHPMLRAADGTDLFSKFFQKQISLSLGTDGMLCNTIEEIEPMGLDLLRKNTGLPVWTVGPLLPLSLLNRSSSSSSSSSPLNVSFSRSGKEPGIAMENCINWLNSHPPNSVLYIAFGSQNTISSTQMMELALGLELSGKPFIWVVRPPNGFDINAEFRAEWLPKGFEERVRKRKQGMVVHRWAPQLEILSHGSTGGFLSHCGWNSVLESLSQGVPIIGWPIAGEQAYNSKMMEEEMGVCVELTRGVESWVGKEEVERVVKMVMSKEGKGEEMKRKAMEIAKKIRDSVREDGDQKGSSLKALDDFLEALVCSWIVVD; this is translated from the coding sequence ATGAACTGTTCTTCAGAGAAGACCCATATGGTGATGCTCCCATTCATGGCTCAAGGCCACATTATTCCTTTCTTAGCACTCGCAAAGCAAATCCAGCAACGTTCACATGTCTCCATCACCATTGTCTCCAGTCCTCTCAACATCCACCACCTCAAATCCACAGCTTCTCCTTCATCCACCATTAGCTTCGCAGAGCTTCCCTTCTGCAGCTCCGACCATGGCCTCCCACCCAACTCCGAAAACACAGACTCTCTACCTTTATCTCAAATCATCGCCCTCTTCCATGCCTCACAGACCCTCCAACCTTCTTTCCACCTTCTCATCTCCGAAATGATCCAACAAGAATGCCGCCAACCTCTCTGCATCATCTCTGATGTGTTCATGGGTTGGGCTGTAAACGTTGCCCGAAGCTTCGATACACCTCATTTTATTTTCACTACCTGCGGAGCTTTTGGAACCGCCACCTATTTCTCAATGTGGTCGCACCTCCCTCACCGTGACACTACCTCTGATGAATTCTCTGTCCCGGGATTTCCTGAAACTTGTAAGTTTCGTCGATCACAGCTTCATCCAATGCTGAGAGCCGCAGATGGTACTGAtctcttttctaaatttttccAGAAACAGATTTCGCTCTCTTTGGGCACTGATGGGATGCTCTGTAACACAATAGAAGAGATTGAACCTATGGGGCTTGATCTATTGAGAAAGAACACTGGACTTCCTGTTTGGACTGTTGGGCCTCTCCTTCCTCTATCACTGCTCaatcgttcttcttcttcttcttcatcgtcGTCCCCTTTGAATGTGTCCTTCTCACGCTCAGGAAAGGAACCCGGAATCGCCATGGAAAACTGCATCAATTGGTTGAATTCTCACCCACCAAATTCGGTTTTGTACATTGCATTTGGGTCTCAGAACACAATCAGCTCTACCCAAATGATGGAACTTGCATTGGGTTTGGAGCTTAGTGGGAAGCCGTTCATCTGGGTCGTGAGACCTCCAAATGGGTTCGACATTAATGCTGAGTTTAGAGCAGAGTGGTTGCCAAAAGGGTTCGAAGAGCGAGTGAGGAAGAGAAAGCAAGGAATGGTGGTGCACAGATGGGCACCTCAGTTGGAGATTCTTTCACATGGATCGACAGGAGGTTTTCTGAGTCACTGTGGATGGAATTCGGTGTTGGAGAGCTTAAGCCAAGGGGTACCCATTATAGGGTGGCCAATAGCAGGGGAACAAGCTTATAATTCGAAGATGATGGAAGAGGAgatgggtgtgtgtgtggagCTGACTAGAGGAGTTGAGAGTTGGGTTGGAAAGGAAGAAGTGGAAAGGGTTGTTAAAATGGTGATGAGTAAGGaaggaaaaggggaagagatgaagagGAAAGCTATGGAGATTGCAAAGAAGATAAGGGACTCAGTGAGGGAAGATGGAGATCAGAAGGGGTCTTCTCTTAAGGCACTTGATGATTTTCTTGAGGCTCTTGTGTGTAGTTGGATTGTAGTGGATTGA